A region from the Desmospora profundinema genome encodes:
- a CDS encoding ABC transporter permease has protein sequence MGRYILQRAIYMVITLWVIITITFFLMNLLPGSPLSNEDRLPPELKEQILREYGLDQPLPLRYVQYLGSLLQGDLGISYHYDGRSVSDLISQGFPASAQIGLQALVFGVLLGVILGSIAALRRGTWVDNAATTLAVLGYSIPSFVFAALLSYYVGVKWGILPPGLWGTWQHSVLPSLALSVLVIAQISRYIRTEMLEVLGQDYMKTAKAKGLSRGVTIVRHALRNSLIPAITILGPLAVNLLTGTLVVERIFGVPGMGWIFVESININDYTLIMGVTIFYSFLIILSMFIVDVLYGVVDPRIRITEAKE, from the coding sequence ATGGGCCGTTACATTCTGCAACGCGCCATTTACATGGTGATCACCCTATGGGTCATCATCACCATCACGTTTTTCCTGATGAACTTGCTACCGGGTTCCCCTTTGTCCAACGAAGACCGTCTTCCGCCTGAATTGAAAGAGCAGATTCTGCGCGAATACGGGCTGGATCAACCGCTGCCACTACGGTATGTGCAGTATCTAGGCAGTTTGCTGCAAGGAGATTTAGGGATTTCGTATCACTATGACGGTCGTTCCGTCTCCGACCTCATTTCACAGGGTTTTCCGGCCTCCGCTCAGATCGGGTTGCAAGCGCTGGTATTTGGTGTCCTGCTCGGTGTGATATTGGGCAGTATCGCCGCCTTGCGCCGCGGCACTTGGGTGGATAACGCGGCAACCACCTTGGCGGTGTTGGGATATTCCATCCCCAGTTTTGTGTTTGCTGCACTCTTATCCTATTATGTCGGCGTAAAGTGGGGGATTCTTCCGCCGGGACTGTGGGGTACCTGGCAGCACTCCGTCTTGCCGTCGTTGGCGCTGTCCGTGTTGGTGATCGCTCAGATCTCCCGGTACATTCGGACGGAAATGCTGGAAGTGCTCGGGCAGGACTACATGAAGACGGCGAAAGCAAAGGGATTGTCCCGGGGAGTCACCATCGTGCGCCATGCCTTGCGCAATTCCCTGATTCCGGCCATAACCATCCTGGGTCCCTTGGCAGTCAATTTGCTCACGGGCACATTGGTGGTGGAACGGATCTTTGGTGTGCCTGGAATGGGATGGATCTTCGTAGAATCCATCAATATCAATGACTACACCCTGATTATGGGTGTTACCATTTTCTACAGCTTTCTGATTATCCTCAGTATGTTTATCGTCGATGTCCTGTACGGCGTAGTCGACCCGCGGATCCGCATCACGGAAGCAAAGGAGTGA
- a CDS encoding ABC transporter permease has protein sequence MAKNVTPDLFEPAHIQQSEQEMVRRKRIGFWQDAWRRFRSNWGAMIGLFLILVIGVMAVVGPEMNPYTINQQQYEYLNQSSFGDYWFGTDALGRDLWTRTWYGAGISLLIALIAAGIDLTIGLTYGAISGYFGGRVDTWMQRVIEVLYGIPNLIMIILLLLVLEPGIFAIALAISLTGWVPMARIVRAQMLKLKSQEYVLAARTLGAGSRRMLTKHLLPNVFGPVIITIMFTIPTAIFFEAFLGFIGLGLNPPQASLGVLINDGYKLLQLYPYQTFIPAAVLSLLMFSFNLLGDGLRDALDPKLRQ, from the coding sequence ATGGCGAAAAACGTAACGCCGGATTTGTTTGAACCGGCCCATATCCAGCAGTCGGAACAGGAAATGGTCCGCCGCAAGCGGATCGGCTTTTGGCAGGATGCCTGGCGCCGGTTCCGTTCCAACTGGGGAGCGATGATCGGACTGTTCTTGATTCTTGTGATCGGGGTAATGGCCGTCGTGGGACCGGAGATGAATCCCTACACGATCAATCAACAGCAGTATGAATATCTGAATCAATCTTCTTTTGGCGACTACTGGTTCGGTACGGATGCTTTGGGAAGGGATTTGTGGACCCGTACCTGGTACGGAGCGGGCATTTCCCTGTTGATCGCCTTGATTGCGGCGGGAATCGATCTGACGATCGGGTTGACCTACGGTGCGATTTCGGGTTATTTCGGTGGACGGGTGGACACCTGGATGCAGCGGGTGATTGAGGTCCTCTACGGTATTCCCAACCTGATTATGATCATCTTGCTTCTGTTGGTGTTAGAACCGGGGATCTTTGCAATCGCCTTGGCCATTTCACTGACCGGTTGGGTGCCGATGGCCCGAATTGTGCGAGCGCAGATGCTGAAGCTGAAATCCCAGGAATACGTGTTGGCTGCCCGCACGCTGGGGGCAGGGAGCCGTCGGATGCTGACCAAGCATCTTTTGCCCAATGTATTCGGACCGGTCATTATCACCATTATGTTTACCATTCCCACTGCTATCTTTTTTGAAGCGTTTCTCGGCTTTATCGGGCTGGGTCTCAATCCGCCCCAGGCCAGTTTGGGCGTGTTGATCAATGACGGCTACAAGTTATTGCAGTTGTATCCGTATCAAACCTTTATCCCGGCAGCGGTATTGTCCTTGCTGATGTTTAGTTTCAACCTGTTGGGTGACGGATTGCGGGATGCCCTGGATCCCAAACTGCGCCAATAA
- a CDS encoding ABC transporter ATP-binding protein produces MENNLLQVKDLHVSFSTYNGEVKAVRGVSFDVRKGETVAVVGESGCGKSVTSQSIMRLIPRPPGVFKKGEILFNGKDLTKLREQEMEKIRGKEIAMIFQDPMTSLNPTMTVGRQIMEGLIKHQHLSKDKAKVRALEMLRLVGIPSPESRINQYPHQFSGGMRQRAMIAIALACAPKLLIADEPTTALDVTIQAQILDLMNELKEKLNTSIILITHDLGVVAETADRVVVMYAGKVIESGTVEEIFYHPRHPYTWGLMGSMPRLDQTREQELNPITGTPPDLLSPPKGCPFAARCKHAMKICTQEMPETTVVGRDGFHQVACWLEHPMAPAVEPPAEVVGGGSK; encoded by the coding sequence ATGGAAAACAACTTGCTGCAAGTAAAAGACCTGCATGTCTCCTTTTCCACCTACAATGGGGAAGTGAAGGCGGTACGCGGCGTCAGCTTCGATGTTCGCAAAGGGGAAACCGTCGCAGTGGTGGGGGAATCCGGCTGCGGGAAAAGTGTCACTTCCCAAAGCATCATGCGCCTTATTCCCCGGCCGCCGGGGGTGTTTAAAAAAGGGGAAATCCTCTTTAACGGCAAAGATTTAACCAAGTTGCGGGAGCAGGAGATGGAAAAGATTCGCGGGAAAGAGATCGCGATGATCTTTCAGGACCCGATGACTTCCCTGAACCCGACGATGACCGTGGGTCGTCAAATTATGGAGGGGTTGATCAAACACCAACACCTATCCAAGGACAAAGCGAAAGTCCGTGCCTTGGAGATGCTGCGATTGGTGGGGATTCCCAGCCCGGAATCCCGGATCAACCAGTATCCGCACCAATTCAGCGGCGGTATGCGTCAACGGGCCATGATCGCCATCGCATTAGCCTGCGCTCCCAAACTGCTCATCGCCGACGAGCCGACCACTGCCTTGGATGTAACCATCCAGGCGCAGATTCTGGATTTGATGAACGAACTGAAGGAGAAGTTGAACACGTCCATCATCCTGATCACCCATGATTTGGGTGTCGTGGCGGAAACGGCTGACCGGGTCGTGGTGATGTATGCCGGCAAGGTGATTGAGTCGGGCACCGTGGAAGAGATTTTTTATCACCCGCGTCACCCCTATACATGGGGACTGATGGGATCGATGCCCCGGCTGGATCAAACGCGGGAGCAGGAGCTCAACCCGATCACGGGTACCCCGCCGGATCTACTGTCGCCGCCGAAGGGTTGTCCCTTTGCCGCCCGGTGCAAGCATGCCATGAAGATCTGTACACAAGAGATGCCGGAGACCACCGTTGTCGGCCGCGACGGATTTCATCAGGTGGCATGCTGGCTTGAACACCCGATGGCACCTGCGGTTGAACCGCCGGCTGAAGTAGTGGGAGGGGGATCCAAATGA
- a CDS encoding ABC transporter ATP-binding protein, with protein sequence MSMNEPRVEKILEVKNVKKHFHMGGGQVVKAVDDVSFEVYKGETLGLVGESGCGKSTIGRTIIRLYEATDGEVRFKGRTTKNLKGRNLKDFNREMQMIFQDPYASLNPRMTVGDIIAEGLDIHGLAKGRARRLRVMELLKTVGLNEEHAERFPHEFSGGQRQRIGIARALAVDPDFIIADEPISALDVSIQAQVVNLMKKLQREKGLTYLFIAHDLSMVKYISDRVGVMYLGNLVELAESQELYDNPLHPYTEALLSAVPIPDPGMEGKRERIILEGDVPSPIDPPSGCRFRTRCPKVMDICVKESPKWQEVRPMHWVSCHLYQEESLEKEERNKR encoded by the coding sequence ATGAGCATGAATGAACCCCGGGTGGAAAAAATCCTGGAAGTGAAGAATGTGAAGAAACACTTTCATATGGGGGGCGGCCAAGTCGTTAAAGCGGTGGACGATGTCAGCTTTGAGGTATATAAAGGGGAAACATTGGGCCTGGTGGGGGAGTCCGGTTGTGGCAAATCCACCATCGGCCGGACGATCATCCGCTTGTATGAGGCCACTGACGGAGAGGTTCGCTTTAAAGGGCGCACCACCAAAAATCTGAAGGGCCGCAACCTAAAGGATTTCAACCGGGAAATGCAGATGATTTTCCAGGACCCTTATGCCTCCCTGAACCCCCGTATGACCGTAGGTGACATTATCGCCGAGGGTTTGGATATCCACGGATTGGCCAAGGGCAGAGCGCGGCGGTTGCGTGTGATGGAATTATTGAAGACGGTGGGTCTCAACGAAGAACATGCGGAGCGGTTTCCTCACGAATTTAGCGGGGGGCAGCGACAGCGGATCGGAATCGCCCGGGCGCTGGCGGTCGATCCGGATTTTATCATTGCGGACGAGCCCATCTCCGCTCTGGATGTATCCATTCAGGCGCAGGTTGTCAACCTGATGAAGAAGTTGCAGCGGGAAAAAGGGCTTACCTATTTATTTATCGCTCATGATTTGTCCATGGTAAAGTACATCAGTGACCGGGTCGGGGTCATGTACCTGGGCAACCTGGTGGAATTGGCGGAAAGTCAGGAGCTGTACGACAATCCGCTTCATCCCTACACGGAGGCACTTCTGTCCGCGGTGCCGATTCCGGACCCCGGTATGGAAGGCAAGCGGGAACGGATTATTCTTGAAGGGGATGTTCCCAGCCCCATCGATCCGCCCAGCGGTTGCCGCTTTCGGACCCGCTGTCCGAAAGTGATGGACATCTGTGTCAAGGAGAGTCCAAAATGGCAGGAAGTACGCCCCATGCATTGGGTTTCCTGTCACTTATACCAAGAGGAATCCCTCGAAAAAGAAGAACGGAACAAGCGGTAA
- a CDS encoding NifU family protein, translating into MEPMETQVQEVLDKLRPFIQRDGGDVELVEIVDGVVRVRLLGACGSCPSSTITLKAGIERALVEEVPGVTEVEQVL; encoded by the coding sequence ATGGAACCCATGGAAACACAAGTACAAGAAGTCTTGGATAAATTGCGTCCCTTCATTCAACGGGACGGCGGAGACGTCGAATTGGTGGAAATCGTGGACGGTGTGGTGCGTGTCCGCCTCCTGGGAGCATGCGGCAGTTGCCCCAGCTCCACCATCACCCTGAAAGCCGGGATCGAACGCGCTTTGGTGGAAGAAGTTCCGGGTGTCACCGAAGTGGAACAAGTGCTCTGA
- a CDS encoding PLP-dependent cysteine synthase family protein, with product MRRVVEDIKDLIGDTPMVRIKRFDLPEGVKIYAKLEAFNPGGSVKDRLGLSLIRAGEESGKLAPGGTIIEPTAGNTGIGVALAAIGTGYRVIFVVPEKFSQEKQQLMRALGAEVVNTPTEEGMKGAIAKARELERKIEGAYCPQQFGNPANPEAHYLTTGPEIWEQLDGKVDIFVAGAGTGGTFMGCARFLKEKNPNIKTVIVEPEGSILGGGDPGPHRTEGIGMEFLPDYMDPAYFDAIHTVNDEDAFRMVTELSSREGLLVASSSGAAFYAALQEARLAPAGTTIAVVFPDSSERYLSQNIYGGE from the coding sequence ATGCGAAGAGTCGTTGAGGATATAAAAGATCTGATCGGTGATACGCCAATGGTTCGAATTAAGCGATTCGATCTGCCTGAAGGCGTTAAAATCTACGCGAAGTTGGAAGCGTTCAACCCGGGAGGGAGCGTCAAGGACCGCTTGGGTCTTTCCTTGATCCGGGCGGGGGAAGAAAGCGGAAAGCTGGCTCCCGGCGGAACGATTATCGAACCCACCGCGGGAAATACGGGTATCGGGGTGGCATTGGCCGCCATTGGGACCGGTTACCGAGTGATCTTCGTCGTACCGGAGAAATTTTCTCAGGAAAAGCAGCAGCTGATGCGGGCATTGGGAGCAGAGGTGGTGAATACTCCCACAGAAGAGGGAATGAAGGGGGCAATCGCCAAGGCCCGGGAGCTGGAACGAAAGATCGAAGGGGCATACTGCCCGCAACAGTTTGGAAACCCGGCCAACCCGGAGGCGCATTACTTGACAACCGGCCCGGAAATCTGGGAACAGCTTGACGGGAAGGTTGACATTTTTGTTGCCGGTGCCGGTACCGGAGGGACCTTTATGGGGTGTGCCCGCTTTCTGAAAGAAAAAAATCCAAATATCAAAACCGTCATTGTGGAACCGGAAGGATCCATTCTGGGGGGCGGCGATCCGGGTCCTCACCGGACGGAAGGGATCGGAATGGAATTTTTGCCGGATTACATGGATCCTGCTTATTTTGATGCCATTCATACGGTGAACGATGAAGACGCATTCCGGATGGTGACCGAACTGTCATCGCGGGAAGGGTTGTTAGTGGCCAGTTCTTCCGGAGCCGCCTTTTACGCTGCTTTACAAGAAGCACGTCTGGCTCCTGCCGGCACCACCATCGCAGTTGTGTTTCCGGACAGCAGTGAACGATACCTGAGCCAGAATATTTACGGAGGAGAGTGA
- a CDS encoding bifunctional cystathionine gamma-lyase/homocysteine desulfhydrase translates to MRMDTKLIHGGVFGDERTGAVSVPIYQVSTYKQDAIGQHRGYEYSRTGNPTRAALEQLIADLENGSRGFAFSSGMAAISTVLALFDRGDHLVVGDDIYGGTYRVLSRVFNRMGVEAAFVDTSDLEAVRGAIRPETKAVFLETPSNPLLKVTDIAAVAAICREHDLMLIVDNTFLTPYWQNPLDLGADIVVHSATKYLGGHSDVVAGLAVVKEEALGESIHFLQNSIGGILPPQDSWLLMRGMKTLGLRMRQHEESARTLAEWLVKRVDVTSVFYPGLNDHPGHDIATRQARGFGGMISFDVGNGERAEQVLGRTRWFTLAESLGAVESLISVPARMTHASIPPERRRELGISDGLVRISVGVEDVNDLMEDLELALNG, encoded by the coding sequence ATGCGAATGGATACCAAACTGATCCATGGAGGCGTGTTTGGAGATGAACGGACCGGGGCGGTTAGTGTCCCCATCTACCAAGTCTCCACTTACAAACAGGATGCGATCGGTCAACACCGGGGCTATGAGTATTCCCGTACGGGCAATCCCACCCGGGCCGCGCTGGAACAATTAATCGCCGACCTGGAGAACGGGAGTCGCGGATTCGCTTTCTCTTCCGGGATGGCGGCGATCTCCACCGTCTTAGCCCTGTTTGACCGGGGTGATCATTTGGTGGTGGGGGACGATATCTACGGCGGAACCTATCGTGTCTTAAGCCGTGTGTTTAACCGGATGGGAGTGGAGGCGGCCTTTGTGGACACCAGTGATCTGGAAGCGGTCCGCGGGGCCATCCGTCCGGAAACCAAAGCGGTCTTTTTGGAAACACCGAGCAACCCGCTTTTAAAGGTGACGGACATTGCCGCTGTCGCCGCGATCTGCCGTGAACACGACTTGATGCTGATCGTGGACAACACGTTTCTCACTCCATATTGGCAAAATCCCCTGGATCTCGGAGCGGATATCGTGGTTCACAGCGCGACCAAATACCTGGGCGGCCACAGTGATGTCGTGGCTGGGTTGGCGGTGGTGAAAGAGGAAGCGCTGGGTGAATCGATCCACTTCCTGCAAAACTCCATTGGTGGGATCTTGCCACCTCAGGATTCCTGGCTTCTGATGCGAGGAATGAAAACGTTGGGATTGCGCATGCGGCAACACGAGGAGAGTGCCCGTACACTGGCGGAGTGGCTGGTGAAACGGGTGGATGTCACTTCTGTCTTTTATCCGGGGCTGAACGATCACCCCGGACATGATATTGCTACCCGCCAGGCCCGAGGCTTTGGCGGAATGATCTCCTTTGATGTGGGCAACGGTGAACGGGCGGAACAGGTACTGGGGCGTACCCGTTGGTTTACACTGGCGGAAAGCCTGGGAGCAGTGGAGAGTCTCATTTCTGTTCCGGCGAGGATGACCCATGCCTCGATTCCACCGGAACGTCGGCGCGAGTTGGGGATCTCTGACGGCCTGGTTCGGATCTCAGTTGGGGTGGAAGATGTAAATGACCTGATGGAAGACTTAGAACTTGCCCTGAACGGCTGA
- a CDS encoding YuzD family protein produces MAKAPVNVQVYGAEERCASCVNFPSAQETASWLEAALGRKFGDAVNVRYIDIHDPEGTDEKAFSRRVIEEDLWYPVVVIDHEIVGEGNPKLNAIQRKLEEMGLSSVDEK; encoded by the coding sequence GTGGCGAAAGCACCGGTAAACGTACAGGTGTACGGGGCGGAAGAACGGTGTGCCAGCTGTGTCAACTTTCCTTCTGCCCAAGAAACCGCTTCTTGGTTGGAAGCCGCATTGGGACGGAAGTTCGGAGATGCGGTCAACGTACGTTATATTGACATCCATGACCCGGAGGGAACGGATGAGAAAGCTTTTTCCCGCCGGGTGATCGAAGAGGATCTTTGGTATCCGGTCGTGGTGATTGATCATGAAATCGTCGGGGAAGGAAACCCCAAACTGAACGCAATCCAGCGAAAGTTGG